TATGCTTTATGGAAGGGAACATTTCGAATATCCCTGCACTGGAGATTGGGTCATTTTTCAGTTGGTTGATTCTAATAGAGGAGTCATCCATGAATTGTTACCCAGAAAAAAAACGCTTTACCGGTTAAAAAGTGGATCGGTATCTGAAAAACAAGCGATTGCCTCATATGTAGATAAGGCATTTATCGTGCAAAGTATTGACGATAATTTCAATGCACGACGCACTGAACGCTTTATGCTACAAATTGCCGATGAAGATATACAACCTGTGTTAGTGTTGACAAAATCGGACTTAGCATTTGATAAGGATGAGATCGAAAATGCACTAAAGCACCTATCCGATAAAGCACCTGTTTTCTTTACCAGTATTTATTCACCGGATAGTATTGAACAATTGCATGAATTGATATCGCCGGGTGAAACAGTTGTATTTATCGGTTCATCCGGCGTCGGAAAAAGTACACTGATCAATGCATTATGCGGGCAGGAAATTCTGCAAACAGCAGCTATTAGTAGCTCGACCGGAAAAGGAAAACATACTTCTACGCGCCGCGAGATGATACTAATGGAAGGATCAGGTGTG
The genomic region above belongs to uncultured Sunxiuqinia sp. and contains:
- the rsgA gene encoding ribosome small subunit-dependent GTPase A, which gives rise to MMNNLSLYGWSESLFQQKQASIFKDHMHGRVSVTHKTCYEVVSEEGYYICELTGNMLYGREHFEYPCTGDWVIFQLVDSNRGVIHELLPRKKTLYRLKSGSVSEKQAIASYVDKAFIVQSIDDNFNARRTERFMLQIADEDIQPVLVLTKSDLAFDKDEIENALKHLSDKAPVFFTSIYSPDSIEQLHELISPGETVVFIGSSGVGKSTLINALCGQEILQTAAISSSTGKGKHTSTRREMILMEGSGVLIDTPGVKVFGVTNDNVDALSEVLDISRFEGQCRFRDCQHINEKGCAVIEALENGDIDNGVYESYLKLRREAWHYTTSVQEKRKQEKSFSKMVKKAKNNPFNKY